The Streptomyces sp. Alt3 genome has a segment encoding these proteins:
- a CDS encoding LCP family protein, which yields MSEWPEGRNGRPDDRYGRGSANSQPESARAMPHVRRRPAPPQSPPRIPPQQGQGHDGYGEAPGYDSGYNTGQVYGGGGGGGQRGGGQGGGRGGRGDGGYVQPRPAPNWGRRLKVGTLTLVVVLLAVSIGTYFWADGKLKREVDLSKVIERPSEGDGTNYLIVGSDSREGMTAEDKKKLHTGSAEGKRTDSMMILHDGSNGPTLISLPRDSNVEIPSFVGSESGKKFAGTGRTTKLNAAYAEDGPELLVRTVEFNTGLRIDHYVEIGFGGFAQIVDAIGGVELDIPKAFKDKKSGADFQAGKQTLNGEQSLAFVRTRYAFAGSDLDRTKNQQKFLAALASQTATPSTILNPFKLYPTMGAGLDTLIVDKDMSLWSLGNMFFAMKGVTGGEGTSMNIPLSGQSVNGNLVWDKDKVKQLVEQLKNDEKVTVKGN from the coding sequence ATGAGCGAATGGCCCGAAGGACGGAACGGCCGACCCGACGACCGCTACGGGCGGGGGAGTGCGAACTCCCAGCCCGAGAGCGCGCGTGCCATGCCGCACGTCCGGCGGCGCCCCGCGCCTCCGCAGTCCCCGCCCCGGATCCCGCCGCAGCAGGGCCAGGGACACGACGGCTACGGCGAGGCACCCGGCTACGACAGCGGCTACAACACGGGCCAGGTCTACGGCGGCGGTGGCGGTGGCGGCCAGCGTGGCGGCGGTCAGGGCGGTGGCCGCGGCGGCCGCGGCGACGGCGGCTACGTCCAGCCCCGCCCCGCCCCGAACTGGGGCCGGCGCCTCAAGGTCGGCACCCTGACCCTCGTGGTCGTGCTGCTCGCGGTCTCCATCGGCACGTACTTCTGGGCCGACGGCAAGCTCAAGCGCGAGGTCGACCTCTCCAAGGTCATCGAGCGCCCCTCCGAGGGCGACGGCACGAACTACCTCATCGTCGGCTCCGACAGCCGCGAGGGCATGACGGCCGAGGACAAGAAGAAGCTGCACACCGGCTCCGCCGAGGGCAAGCGGACCGACTCGATGATGATCCTGCACGACGGCTCCAACGGCCCGACGCTGATCTCGCTGCCCCGTGACTCGAACGTGGAGATCCCCTCGTTCGTCGGGTCCGAGTCCGGCAAGAAGTTCGCGGGCACGGGCCGGACGACGAAGCTGAACGCCGCGTACGCCGAGGACGGCCCGGAGCTGCTGGTCCGCACGGTCGAGTTCAACACCGGGCTGCGCATCGACCACTACGTCGAGATCGGCTTCGGCGGCTTCGCCCAGATCGTGGACGCGATCGGCGGCGTGGAGCTGGACATCCCCAAGGCGTTCAAGGACAAGAAGTCCGGCGCCGACTTCCAGGCCGGCAAGCAGACGCTGAACGGCGAGCAGTCCCTCGCCTTCGTCCGCACCCGGTACGCGTTCGCGGGCAGTGACCTGGACCGCACGAAGAACCAGCAGAAGTTCCTCGCGGCACTGGCCTCCCAGACGGCGACCCCGTCGACGATCCTCAACCCGTTCAAGCTGTACCCGACGATGGGCGCGGGCCTGGACACGCTGATCGTGGACAAGGACATGTCGCTCTGGTCGCTCGGCAACATGTTCTTCGCGATGAAGGGCGTCACCGGCGGCGAGGGCACGTCGATGAACATCCCGCTCTCGGGCCAGAGCGTGAACGGCAACCTCGTCTGGGACAAGGACAAGGTGAAGCAGCTCGTCGAGCAGCTGAAGAACGACGAGAAGGTCACGGTCAAGGGCAACTGA
- a CDS encoding acyl-CoA thioesterase translates to MTDQPQPPEGEIPGKPTSASRTTLSHIMTGNDTNLLGTVHGGVIMKLVDDAAGAVAGRHSGGPAVTASMDEMVFLEPVRVGDLVHVRAQVNWTGRSSMEVGVRVMAERWNESTPAQQVGSAYLVFAAVDEDGRPRSVPQVVPETERDKRRYQEAQIRRTHRLARRRAIKELREQRAAEGIDD, encoded by the coding sequence ATGACAGATCAGCCCCAGCCACCGGAGGGCGAGATTCCGGGCAAGCCCACCTCGGCCTCCCGGACCACCCTCAGCCACATCATGACCGGCAACGACACCAACCTCCTGGGTACGGTGCACGGCGGCGTGATCATGAAGCTGGTCGACGACGCGGCGGGGGCGGTCGCCGGCCGGCACTCCGGCGGCCCTGCCGTGACGGCCTCCATGGACGAGATGGTCTTCCTGGAGCCGGTCCGGGTCGGTGACCTCGTTCACGTCCGCGCCCAGGTCAACTGGACCGGCCGCTCCTCGATGGAGGTCGGCGTCCGCGTCATGGCGGAACGCTGGAACGAGTCCACCCCGGCCCAGCAGGTCGGCAGTGCCTATCTGGTGTTCGCGGCGGTCGACGAGGACGGCAGGCCGAGGAGTGTTCCGCAGGTCGTGCCGGAGACGGAGCGCGACAAGCGGCGCTACCAGGAGGCGCAGATCCGGCGCACGCACCGTCTTGCCAGGCGACGCGCGATCAAGGAACTGCGGGAGCAGCGCGCGGCCGAGGGCATCGACGACTGA
- a CDS encoding Lrp/AsnC family transcriptional regulator, whose protein sequence is MSRSTHESAGHESAGLPERLLRTGQPEPLDELDYLLITALQTSPRAEWAQIGKVLRVDASTAARRWNRLTEAGHAWLSCYTVAVGPTVPIIAFIEVDCAAGALHDVAAEIADDPHLITIEHVTGARDLVLTAAFPDLAMLARYVGFRLGRLPGVSATRSQTATAVHTEGSRWRLDRLDPDSQDLLAKDRTPVMPRRGLPAPDALDTRLYLLLSEDFRQPAARLAERLGVSPTTVRRRLDRMHRQDALIYRCEVARYLSGWPISVTLWGIAPAGETARITAQLIRMRETRLCASLTGPHNLMLTVWLRSAEDIGAFEARLAERFPEFTVADRAVALWQLKIAGHVLDPGGRHIRGVPVTFWEDPGADRAEDALLERLRVPR, encoded by the coding sequence ATGAGCCGATCGACGCACGAATCCGCCGGGCACGAATCCGCCGGACTCCCCGAGCGCCTGTTGCGCACCGGGCAGCCGGAGCCGCTGGACGAGCTGGACTACCTCCTGATCACCGCGCTCCAGACCTCCCCCCGGGCGGAGTGGGCGCAGATCGGGAAGGTGCTCAGGGTGGACGCCTCGACGGCGGCCCGCCGCTGGAACCGGCTCACGGAGGCCGGGCACGCCTGGCTCAGCTGTTACACGGTGGCGGTGGGGCCGACGGTGCCGATCATCGCGTTCATCGAGGTGGACTGCGCGGCCGGTGCGCTGCACGACGTGGCGGCGGAGATCGCCGACGATCCGCACCTGATCACCATCGAGCACGTCACGGGCGCCCGGGACCTGGTGCTCACCGCGGCCTTCCCCGACCTGGCGATGCTGGCCCGTTACGTCGGCTTCCGCCTCGGCCGACTGCCCGGGGTGTCGGCGACCCGGTCCCAGACGGCGACCGCCGTCCACACCGAGGGAAGCCGCTGGCGGCTGGACCGGCTGGACCCGGACAGCCAGGACCTGCTGGCGAAGGACCGGACACCGGTCATGCCACGCCGCGGCCTGCCCGCCCCCGACGCGCTGGACACCCGGCTCTACCTGCTGCTGAGCGAGGACTTCCGCCAGCCGGCCGCCCGCCTCGCCGAGCGTCTCGGTGTCAGCCCCACCACCGTGCGCCGCCGGCTGGACCGCATGCACCGGCAGGACGCGCTCATCTACCGCTGCGAGGTGGCCCGCTACCTCTCAGGCTGGCCCATCTCGGTCACCCTGTGGGGCATCGCACCGGCCGGCGAGACCGCGCGCATCACCGCCCAGCTCATCCGCATGCGGGAGACCCGGCTCTGCGCGTCGCTGACCGGCCCGCACAACCTGATGCTCACGGTGTGGCTGCGCTCCGCGGAGGACATCGGGGCGTTCGAGGCCAGGCTGGCGGAGCGCTTCCCGGAGTTCACCGTCGCGGACCGGGCGGTGGCCCTATGGCAGCTCAAGATCGCCGGCCATGTCCTGGACCCCGGGGGCCGCCACATCAGGGGCGTGCCCGTCACGTTCTGGGAGGACCCGGGCGCGGACCGGGCCGAGGACGCCCTGCTGGAACGGCTGCGGGTCCCCCGCTGA
- a CDS encoding M20 metallopeptidase family protein has protein sequence MSLLHEARDLAPALTELRHALHREPELGLDLPLTQAKILAALDGLGLEIRTGTALSSVTAVLRGARPGPAVLLRGDMDALPVQEDTGLPYASVLDGRMHACGHDLHVTGLVGAARLLAARREELAGDVVLMFQPGEEGQGGARIMIDEGVLDAAGERVVAAYALHVISTGAPTGFAATRPGPMLAASDAVEVTVRGRGGHGSSPHSAADPVPAMCAMVTALQTAVTREIDVFDPAVVTVGRIEAGTAANVIPETARFAATVRTFSDASHARVRAAFERTVHGVAAAHGVSAEIDYVEQYPPTVNDTDEAAFALETARQVLGADHVFEAPKPMAGAEDFSFVLRNVPGAFVGLGACPPGTDPATAPMNHSPQAVYDDDALPHAAALLAGLALRRLGAPLTPEAGSPLAASTAE, from the coding sequence ATGTCCTTGCTCCACGAGGCCCGTGACCTCGCCCCCGCCCTGACCGAACTCCGGCACGCCCTGCACCGGGAACCCGAGCTCGGCCTCGACCTGCCGCTGACCCAGGCGAAGATCCTTGCCGCACTGGACGGCCTCGGCCTGGAGATACGCACCGGCACCGCGCTGAGCTCGGTGACCGCGGTGCTGCGGGGCGCCAGGCCCGGCCCCGCCGTCCTGCTGCGCGGCGACATGGACGCCCTCCCGGTCCAGGAGGACACCGGGCTCCCCTACGCCTCCGTCCTCGACGGGCGGATGCACGCGTGCGGGCACGACCTGCACGTCACCGGGCTCGTCGGCGCCGCCCGGCTGCTGGCCGCCCGGCGGGAGGAGCTGGCGGGAGACGTCGTCCTCATGTTCCAGCCCGGCGAGGAGGGCCAGGGCGGGGCTCGGATCATGATCGACGAGGGGGTGCTCGACGCCGCGGGGGAGCGGGTCGTCGCCGCCTACGCCCTGCACGTGATCTCCACCGGCGCGCCCACCGGATTCGCCGCGACCCGGCCCGGCCCCATGCTCGCCGCCTCGGACGCGGTGGAGGTCACGGTGCGAGGGCGGGGCGGGCACGGCTCGTCGCCGCACTCCGCCGCCGATCCGGTGCCCGCGATGTGCGCCATGGTCACCGCGCTCCAGACGGCCGTGACCAGGGAGATCGACGTGTTCGACCCGGCCGTCGTCACGGTCGGAAGGATCGAGGCCGGCACCGCCGCGAACGTCATCCCGGAGACCGCGAGGTTCGCCGCCACCGTACGGACGTTCTCCGACGCCTCCCACGCACGCGTGCGCGCCGCCTTCGAGCGGACCGTGCACGGTGTGGCCGCCGCCCACGGCGTGAGTGCCGAGATCGACTACGTCGAGCAGTACCCGCCGACGGTCAACGACACGGACGAGGCGGCGTTCGCCCTGGAGACCGCGCGACAGGTCCTGGGCGCGGACCACGTCTTCGAGGCGCCCAAGCCGATGGCGGGGGCCGAGGACTTCTCCTTCGTGCTGCGGAACGTGCCCGGCGCCTTCGTCGGCCTCGGAGCCTGCCCGCCAGGCACCGACCCGGCCACCGCGCCCATGAACCACTCGCCGCAGGCCGTCTACGACGACGACGCCCTGCCGCACGCCGCCGCCCTCCTCGCCGGACTGGCGCTGCGCAGGCTCGGGGCTCCGCTCACACCGGAGGCCGGCTCCCCGCTCGCGGCCTCCACGGCGGAGTAG
- a CDS encoding MFS transporter, translated as MTATATPPPDAPAEPLPASVTAVVGLLVLFEVTSGFLQVGLAPLLPDLADHLGMGSAALNWVVSVQLLAAAVCVPLFGRLGDLYGHRRMLRVALALIAAGTIVVALAPDYPTLLAGRVLQGPIAALLPLEIALVRDRLPVADARRAIARLVGALTLGAMAGGVVMGLVDSVFGNLRLTLLVPAALAVICVPVSFVAVPESRERAGGRVDWAGVVLLGGAMVALLGGVSGAEGGSWGSARVLGPVALGIVLLAVWALVELRASEPLVDVRALAARTTAPFYCAAFLFGVFYFGSQAPNSTFYAADPEVTGYGFGLSALSISLVLLPGAVGSVVGSLATAAVARRFGYRPTLMAAFGLVALTFLQFAFLHEEIWQMAAGSAFTGLGIGLALGAMPTVIVEASDPSRTGIAAALYNNVKTLGGAVAGGVFAALLGAFLSPATGEPGEGGYTALWLAASAAAVIALVATAFSRRREG; from the coding sequence ATGACAGCCACCGCCACCCCGCCGCCGGACGCCCCGGCCGAGCCGCTGCCCGCGTCCGTCACCGCCGTCGTCGGGCTCCTGGTCCTCTTCGAGGTGACCAGCGGTTTCCTCCAGGTCGGGCTCGCCCCGCTGCTGCCGGACCTGGCCGACCACCTGGGGATGGGCTCGGCCGCCCTGAACTGGGTCGTCTCCGTGCAACTGCTGGCCGCGGCCGTCTGCGTCCCGCTGTTCGGACGCCTCGGCGACCTCTACGGCCACCGGCGGATGCTCCGCGTCGCCCTGGCGCTGATCGCGGCGGGCACGATCGTCGTCGCGCTCGCCCCGGACTACCCGACGCTCCTCGCCGGCCGGGTGCTCCAGGGGCCGATCGCGGCTCTGCTGCCCCTGGAGATCGCCCTCGTCCGGGACCGGCTCCCGGTCGCCGACGCGCGACGGGCGATCGCCCGCCTGGTGGGCGCCCTGACGCTCGGCGCCATGGCGGGCGGTGTCGTGATGGGGCTGGTCGACTCCGTGTTCGGCAACCTGCGGCTGACGCTGCTGGTGCCCGCCGCGCTGGCCGTGATCTGTGTGCCCGTCTCCTTCGTCGCCGTACCGGAATCGCGCGAGAGGGCCGGTGGCCGTGTGGACTGGGCCGGTGTCGTGCTGCTCGGCGGTGCGATGGTGGCCCTGCTCGGCGGGGTCTCCGGGGCGGAGGGCGGTTCCTGGGGCTCCGCACGGGTCCTGGGACCCGTGGCGCTCGGGATCGTGCTGCTGGCGGTGTGGGCGCTGGTGGAACTGCGGGCTTCCGAGCCCCTGGTCGACGTACGGGCGCTGGCCGCCCGGACCACCGCCCCCTTCTACTGCGCGGCGTTCCTCTTCGGCGTCTTCTACTTCGGGAGCCAGGCGCCCAACTCGACCTTCTACGCGGCGGACCCCGAGGTCACCGGGTACGGGTTCGGGCTGAGCGCGCTGTCCATCTCTCTGGTGCTGCTGCCCGGCGCCGTCGGCAGTGTCGTCGGCTCGCTGGCCACGGCGGCCGTCGCCCGGCGCTTCGGCTACCGGCCCACGCTCATGGCGGCCTTCGGGCTGGTCGCGCTGACCTTCCTGCAGTTCGCGTTCCTGCACGAGGAGATCTGGCAGATGGCGGCCGGGTCCGCCTTCACCGGTCTGGGGATCGGACTCGCACTGGGTGCCATGCCGACGGTGATCGTCGAGGCCTCCGACCCGTCCAGGACCGGTATCGCCGCCGCGCTCTACAACAACGTGAAGACGCTGGGCGGGGCCGTGGCGGGCGGGGTCTTCGCCGCGCTGCTCGGCGCGTTCCTCTCGCCGGCCACCGGCGAACCGGGGGAGGGCGGCTACACCGCTCTCTGGCTGGCAGCCTCGGCCGCGGCGGTCATCGCACTCGTGGCGACCGCCTTCTCAAGGCGCCGCGAGGGGTGA
- a CDS encoding LCP family protein, producing MPTPHRPARPPHPRSAPPQRRPARQPGANGRPSGRNGKRKPPPRWGMRIVTGLSVLVLGAGGIGHAVVSGLETGIDRVDPFKDMKNRPAGGHGMNFLLVGTDGRDKITPAEKKKYKLGGAPCHCTDTLMLVHVSADKQRASVVSLPRDSYAELPEHTDGTTGEKHSAHPVKLNAAYAEGGPHLTVRTVEQMTGVKIDHYLEVDFTSFMKTVDTLGGVEICTAKPLKDSYTGLDLTAGTHKLDGGQALQYVRSRHLDGAADLGRMQRQQRFMAALIKQTTSSGVLMNPVRFQEVASSMLESVRADKGFGTEQMLELGKAMRGFTPSSSEFASVPLEEEGFQVKGIGSTVKWDAEKSKKMFLALREDRPLAPQMPKEPKATLVDVAPEQIRVQVYNGTSKDGLGQDVDEALRGTGFNTTRAPLGGGAGDLERTVVSYDPRWDRSAKSLATALPGCELRAVKGQGGTMKVTAGSDFAKVQRVKAEDPQQGEFGTVTGDQVVCP from the coding sequence GTGCCCACGCCGCACCGACCAGCCCGTCCACCGCACCCCCGCTCCGCTCCACCGCAGCGCAGGCCCGCACGGCAGCCCGGAGCGAACGGCCGCCCCTCGGGGCGGAACGGGAAGCGGAAGCCGCCGCCCCGGTGGGGCATGCGGATCGTCACCGGGCTGTCCGTTCTGGTGCTCGGCGCCGGCGGGATCGGCCATGCCGTGGTGAGCGGCCTGGAGACGGGCATCGACCGGGTCGACCCCTTCAAGGACATGAAGAACCGTCCCGCCGGCGGCCACGGCATGAACTTCCTGCTCGTCGGCACCGACGGCCGCGACAAGATCACCCCGGCGGAGAAGAAGAAGTACAAGCTGGGCGGCGCGCCCTGCCACTGCACCGACACCCTCATGCTCGTCCACGTCTCGGCCGACAAGCAGCGCGCCAGTGTCGTCAGCCTGCCGCGCGACAGCTACGCCGAGCTCCCGGAGCACACCGACGGCACGACCGGCGAGAAGCACTCCGCCCATCCGGTGAAGCTGAACGCCGCCTATGCCGAGGGCGGCCCCCACCTCACGGTGCGGACCGTCGAGCAGATGACGGGCGTCAAGATCGACCACTATCTGGAGGTCGACTTCACCAGCTTCATGAAGACGGTCGACACCCTGGGCGGGGTGGAGATCTGCACGGCGAAGCCGCTCAAGGACTCGTACACCGGCCTGGACCTGACCGCGGGCACCCACAAGCTGGACGGCGGCCAGGCCCTTCAGTACGTACGCTCCCGGCACCTCGACGGGGCGGCCGACCTGGGCCGGATGCAGCGCCAGCAGAGGTTCATGGCCGCGCTGATCAAGCAGACGACCAGCAGCGGTGTGCTGATGAACCCGGTGAGGTTCCAGGAGGTCGCCTCGTCGATGCTGGAGTCGGTCCGCGCCGACAAGGGCTTCGGGACGGAGCAGATGCTGGAGCTCGGCAAGGCCATGCGCGGGTTCACCCCGTCCTCGTCCGAGTTCGCCTCCGTGCCTCTCGAGGAGGAGGGCTTCCAGGTCAAGGGCATCGGCTCCACCGTGAAGTGGGACGCCGAGAAGTCGAAGAAGATGTTCCTCGCCCTGCGTGAGGACCGGCCGCTCGCCCCGCAGATGCCGAAGGAGCCCAAGGCCACGCTCGTCGACGTGGCCCCGGAGCAGATCCGGGTGCAGGTCTACAACGGGACGTCGAAGGACGGGCTCGGGCAGGACGTCGACGAGGCGCTGCGCGGCACCGGCTTCAACACCACCCGCGCTCCGCTGGGCGGCGGGGCCGGAGACCTGGAGCGGACGGTGGTCTCCTACGACCCGCGCTGGGACCGGTCGGCGAAATCCCTGGCCACCGCGCTGCCCGGATGCGAACTCCGGGCGGTGAAGGGACAGGGCGGGACCATGAAGGTCACGGCGGGTTCGGACTTCGCCAAGGTGCAGCGCGTGAAGGCCGAGGACCCGCAGCAGGGTGAATTCGGCACGGTCACGGGCGACCAGGTGGTCTGCCCGTGA
- a CDS encoding glycosyltransferase family 2 protein — MSAAQYPAVSVIMPVLNEERHLRNSVRHILEQEYPGEMEVVIALGPSDDRTDEIAAELVREDSRVHTVPNPTGRTPAALNAAIKASHHPIVVRVDGHGMLSPNYIATAVRLLEETGAQNVGGIMHAEGENAWEDAVAAAMTSKIGVGNAAFHTGGKAGPAETVYLGVFRREALERADGYNVEFIRAQDWELNFRIREAGGLIWFSPELKVQYRPRPSIRALSKQYKEYGRWRHVVARYHSGSINLRYLAPPTAVCAIAAGIVVGAAVTPWAFVVPAGYAVAIAAGSLPAGKGLPLKARAQIPVALATMHMSWGYGFLTSPRSLAKKVIASRRPAVREQTV; from the coding sequence ATGTCTGCCGCGCAGTACCCCGCCGTCTCCGTGATCATGCCGGTGCTCAACGAGGAACGCCATCTCAGGAACTCGGTCCGGCACATCCTGGAGCAGGAGTACCCCGGCGAGATGGAGGTGGTGATCGCCCTCGGTCCGTCGGACGACCGTACGGACGAGATCGCCGCCGAGCTGGTCCGGGAGGACTCCCGGGTCCACACGGTCCCCAATCCGACCGGCCGCACCCCCGCGGCGCTCAACGCCGCGATCAAGGCGTCACATCACCCGATCGTGGTACGCGTGGACGGCCACGGCATGCTCTCGCCGAACTACATCGCGACGGCGGTGCGGCTCCTGGAGGAGACCGGCGCGCAGAACGTGGGCGGCATCATGCACGCCGAGGGCGAGAACGCCTGGGAGGACGCCGTCGCCGCCGCCATGACGTCGAAGATCGGCGTCGGCAACGCCGCCTTCCACACCGGTGGGAAGGCGGGCCCGGCCGAGACCGTGTATCTCGGGGTCTTCCGCCGTGAGGCGCTGGAGCGCGCCGACGGCTACAACGTGGAGTTCATCCGCGCCCAGGACTGGGAGCTGAACTTCCGCATCCGCGAGGCCGGCGGCCTGATCTGGTTCTCGCCGGAGCTGAAGGTCCAGTACCGCCCGCGGCCCAGCATCCGCGCCCTGTCCAAGCAGTACAAGGAGTACGGCCGCTGGCGCCACGTCGTGGCCCGGTACCACTCCGGTTCGATCAACCTGCGCTACCTCGCCCCGCCGACCGCCGTCTGCGCGATCGCGGCCGGCATCGTCGTGGGCGCGGCCGTCACCCCGTGGGCGTTCGTCGTACCGGCCGGGTACGCCGTCGCGATCGCCGCCGGATCGCTGCCCGCCGGGAAGGGGCTGCCGCTGAAGGCGCGCGCGCAGATCCCGGTGGCGCTGGCCACCATGCACATGTCGTGGGGCTACGGCTTCCTGACCAGCCCCCGCTCGCTGGCGAAGAAGGTCATCGCCAGCCGCCGTCCGGCCGTGCGGGAGCAGACGGTCTGA
- a CDS encoding LCP family protein: MGRSSTRGEGTRPRGRHDGPQGDGGTGASGGRAAGRGGHGRRQRTAPPEGGDKATGPNRRARRAAKGGKRRILRWVAAVLSLLILGTGAAGYVYYRHLNANIKKEDLTLGDKEMADHKANAAGQTPLNILIIGSDARDSKENQKLGGAKETFGGTPLADVQMLLHLSADRSNISVVSMPRDTMLTMPKCTDPDTKKVYAASTTAVQTNESLGRGGPGCTVAAWYELTGITIDHFMMIDFAGVVSMADAVGGVPVCVDANISSRGLDGKGSGLKLKEGTTSIKGEQALQWLRTRYGFEDNTDLGRAKAQHQYLNSMVRELRKGTKLTDPGKLMNLAEAATNALTVDKGLDTVKKLYDLAEELKKAPTNRMTMTTMPNVYGTGNLSGRVFPKPGEAEQLFRMIREDIPLDGKASKRKTPVAKDTSGPTDEIAITVRNATGTDAQAPAQGRASTVRELLTDAGFDKAGIDSQDVEPAATTGVLFPSADLEGDAQAAAKALGIPVSQVKKSTEVSGIVLAVGADWRADGPYPAKSGKEKTPESAGALNGANEEACMHVNPNYTW; the protein is encoded by the coding sequence GTGGGACGAAGCAGCACGCGCGGGGAGGGGACGCGGCCACGCGGACGGCACGACGGACCGCAGGGCGACGGCGGAACCGGCGCTTCCGGCGGCCGGGCGGCCGGACGCGGAGGACACGGCCGACGGCAGCGGACCGCCCCGCCGGAGGGCGGTGACAAGGCGACGGGACCCAACCGGCGGGCACGCCGGGCGGCCAAAGGCGGCAAGCGTCGCATACTGCGCTGGGTGGCGGCCGTCCTCTCCCTGCTGATACTCGGCACCGGCGCCGCCGGTTACGTCTACTACCGCCACCTCAACGCCAACATCAAGAAGGAGGACCTGACCCTCGGCGACAAGGAGATGGCCGATCACAAGGCCAATGCCGCCGGGCAGACCCCTCTGAACATCCTGATCATCGGCTCCGACGCCCGGGACTCCAAGGAGAACCAGAAGCTCGGCGGCGCGAAGGAGACCTTCGGGGGCACCCCGCTCGCGGACGTGCAGATGCTGCTCCACCTGTCCGCGGACCGCAGCAACATCTCCGTGGTGAGCATGCCGCGCGACACGATGCTCACGATGCCGAAGTGCACGGACCCGGACACGAAGAAGGTGTACGCGGCCAGCACGACGGCCGTCCAGACGAACGAGAGTCTCGGCCGCGGCGGCCCCGGCTGCACGGTGGCCGCCTGGTACGAGCTGACCGGCATCACGATCGACCACTTCATGATGATCGACTTCGCGGGTGTGGTCTCGATGGCCGACGCGGTCGGCGGCGTACCGGTGTGCGTCGACGCCAACATCAGTTCGCGCGGCCTCGACGGCAAGGGGTCCGGGCTGAAGCTGAAGGAGGGCACCACGTCCATCAAGGGCGAGCAGGCCCTCCAGTGGCTGCGCACCCGGTACGGCTTCGAGGACAACACCGACCTGGGGCGGGCGAAGGCCCAGCACCAGTACCTGAACTCGATGGTGCGTGAGCTGCGCAAGGGAACGAAGCTCACCGACCCCGGCAAGCTGATGAACCTCGCCGAGGCCGCGACGAACGCGCTCACCGTGGACAAGGGGCTCGACACGGTCAAGAAGCTGTACGACCTGGCCGAGGAGCTCAAGAAGGCCCCGACGAACCGCATGACCATGACGACGATGCCGAACGTCTACGGGACGGGCAATCTCAGCGGCCGGGTGTTCCCCAAGCCGGGCGAGGCCGAGCAGCTCTTCCGGATGATCCGGGAGGACATCCCGCTGGACGGCAAGGCCTCCAAGCGCAAGACCCCGGTCGCCAAGGACACCTCGGGGCCCACGGACGAGATCGCGATCACCGTGCGCAACGCGACCGGCACGGACGCCCAGGCCCCCGCCCAGGGCCGGGCGAGCACGGTCAGGGAACTGCTGACCGACGCCGGCTTCGACAAGGCCGGCATCGACTCCCAGGACGTCGAACCGGCGGCCACGACGGGGGTCCTCTTCCCCAGCGCGGACCTGGAGGGCGACGCCCAGGCGGCCGCCAAGGCCCTCGGGATCCCGGTCTCGCAGGTCAAGAAGTCGACCGAGGTCTCGGGCATCGTGCTGGCGGTGGGTGCCGACTGGCGCGCGGACGGGCCCTACCCGGCCAAGTCGGGCAAGGAGAAGACGCCCGAGTCGGCGGGTGCGCTCAACGGTGCCAACGAGGAGGCGTGCATGCACGTCAACCCGAACTACACCTGGTAG